The Anastrepha ludens isolate Willacy chromosome X, idAnaLude1.1, whole genome shotgun sequence genome includes a window with the following:
- the LOC128869906 gene encoding uncharacterized protein LOC128869906 yields MSECKPAKTPLEINFKIEKPTKVDEEAMAKYPYQRLIGALIYLAVTTRPDIAFAVNHMSQFNTNYNMQHWGAAKRILRYLKGTRDYGLLYTKINKRLYGVVDADWGANLIDRRSYSGYAFVLAGASVSWEARKQRTVALSSTEAEYMAMTEATKEAMYLLGILKDLGISYEKVTLFNDSQSVQELIQGLGYSSRTKHIDVRHHFVTECYHTGKIALTYMPTEDMPTDVLTKSLSSVKHCKCSTTLGMTNSLTTSRGGVGATK; encoded by the coding sequence ATGTCCGAATGTAAACCAGCAAAAACGCCCTTGgagataaattttaaaattgaaaaaccaaCCAAAGTCGATGAAGAAGCTATGGCAAAGTATCCCTATCAAAGGTTAATAGGCGCCCTCATATACTTAGCAGTTACAACAAGACCAGACATAGCTTTTGCAGTAAATCATATGAgccaatttaatacaaactacaACATGCAGCACTGGGGAGCTGCAAAGCGAATTCTACGATATTTAAAAGGTACCAGAGACTATGGTCTTCTTTACACAAAGATCAATAAAAGACTTTACGGCGTGGTCGATGCAGACTGGGGAGCGAATTTGATAGATAGGCGTTCATATAGCGGATACGCGTTCGTATTGGCGGGCGCATCAGTGAGCTGGGAGGCGCGTAAACAACGTACCGTTGCACTTTCCAGCACCGAAGCTGAATACATGGCTATGACAGAAGCGACGAAAGAAGCTATGTATCTCCTAGGCATTTTAAAAGACTTAGGCATATCATATGAAAAGGTAACATTGTTCAACGATAGTCAAAGCGTGCAAGAACTCATCCAGGGCTTGGGCTACAGCTCTCGTACGAAACATATCGACGTGCGTCATCATTTTGTCACAGAATGTTATCACACCGGAAAGATCGCGCTTACGTACATGCCGACTGAAGACATGCCAACAGACGTCCTAACAAAAAGTTTAAGCAGCGTTAAACATTGTAAATGTTCAACAACACTAGGAATGACGAATAGTCTTACTACTTCGAGGGGAGGTGTTGGCGCAACGAAGTAG